One region of Peromyscus eremicus chromosome 4, PerEre_H2_v1, whole genome shotgun sequence genomic DNA includes:
- the LOC131908246 gene encoding olfactory receptor 8H1-like: protein MNAWNHTNELKFMLMGLTDSKEIQLVLSVLFLFIYMVTVLGNIGMMLIIRLDVQLHTPMYFFLTHLSFLDLSYSTVITPKTLENLLTSVKNISFMGCFIQLYFFVLLAAAECFILSSMAYDRYVAICNPLHYPVIMSTRRSHALITVSYMIGALDSSVTVFCLSTLNFCNSKVIHHFFCDTFPILALSCGDTYGAEVTIFILAGSTLLLSLITISSSYVSILSTVLKINSSSGKHKAFSTCASHLLGVTVFYGTMIFTYLKPSKSYSLGKDQVASVFYTIVIPMLNPLIYSLRNKEVKSAVIRVVKKREGTQRLK from the coding sequence ATGAATGCCTGGAATCACACAAATGAACTTAAATTCATGCTTATGGGACTGACAGATTCCAAGGAGATCCAGCTGGTCCTCTCTGTGTTGTTCCTCTTTATATACATGGTCACTGTCCTGGGGAACATAGGCATGATGCTAATCATTCGTCTAGATGTCCAGCTTCACACTCCGATGTATTTCTTCCTCACCCACCTGTCATTCCTTGACCTCAGTTACTCAACTGTCATCACACCTAAAACCTTAGAGAACCTGCTGACTTCTGTAAAGAACATTTCCTTCATGGGCTGCTTCATCCAATTGTACTTTTTTGTCCTCTTGGCAGCTGCTGAATGCTTTATCCTCTCCTcaatggcctatgaccgctatgtagCTATCTGCAATCCCCTCCACTATCCAGTTATTATGTCAACAAGGCGCTCCCATGCTCTGATCACTGTCTCCTACATGATTGGAGCTTTGGATTCCTCTGTAACCGTCTTTTGCTTAAGCACACTGAATTTCTGCAACTCCAAGGTAATTCACCATTTCTTTTGTGACACATTCCCAATTTTAGCCCTGTCCTGCGGCGATACCTATGGTGCTGAAGTCACTATATTCATTTTAGCTGGTTCTACTCTACTCCTGTCCCTTATCACAATTTCCTCATCCTATGTGTCCATTCTCTCGACAGTTTTGAAGATAAATTCTTCTTCAGGTAAGCACAAAGCCTTTTCCACTTGTGCCTCTCACCTCCTTGGAGTCACTGTCTTTTATGGGACTATGATCTTTACTTATTTGAAGCCAAGTAAATCCTACTCATTGGGAAAGGATCAAGTAGCTTCTGTTTTCTACACCATTGTGATCCCCATGCTGAACCCACTCATTTAtagtctcagaaacaaagaagtGAAAAGTGCTGTCATTAGAGTTGTGAAAAAGAGAGAGGGCACTCAGAGATTAAAATAA
- the LOC131907771 gene encoding olfactory receptor 8H1-like codes for MNTWNYTNKPDFILVGLTDSKEIQLVLSVLFLLIYLVTVLGNIGMMLIIRLDVQLHTPMYFFLTHLSFLDLIYSTVITPKTLENLLTSNKSISYIGCFTQMYFFVLLAATECFLLSSMAYDRYVAICNPLHYSFVMSSRFCSALLIGSYVLGAMDSTVNMICMGTLDFCNSNVIHDFFCETPALIALSCSNTHDIEFIIFVFAGSTLLLSLITISVSYVSILSTILKINSTTGKQKAFSTCASHILAVTIFYGTLIFTHLKSNKSFSLGKDQVASVFYTIVIPVMNPFIYSLRNKEVKCAVSRVIKKREKALDT; via the coding sequence ATGAACACCTGGAACTACACAAATAAGCCTGATTTCATCCTCGTGGGGCTGACAGATTCCAAGGAGATCCAGTTGGTCCTCTCTGTGCTGTTTCTCCTGATATACCTGGTCACTGTGCTGGGGAACATAGGCATGATGCTGATCATTCGTCTAGATGTCCAGCTTCACACTCCGATGTATTTCTTCCTCACCCACCTGTCATTCCTTGATCTCATTTACTCAACTGTCATCACACCTAAAACCTTAGAGAACCTGCTGACTTCAAACAAGAGCATTTCTTACATAGGCTGCTTCACTCAAATGTACTTTTTTGTCCTTTTGGCTGCTACTGagtgttttcttctgtcttcaaTGGCCTATGATCGGTACGTAGCTATCTGTAACCCTCTACACTATTCATTTGTTATGTCCAGCAGATTCTGCAGTGCCCTTCTTATTGGCTCATATGTGCTTGGAGCTATGGATTCTACTGTTAATATGATATGCATGGGCACACTGGATTTCTGCAACTCTAATGTCATCCATGATTTCTTTTGCGAGACACCAGCACTTATAGCCCTGTCTTGCAGCAACACACATGATATTGAATTCATTATATTTGTCTTTGCTGGGTCCACCCTACTATTGTCCCTTATTACAATATCTGTGTCTTATGTGTCCATTCTTTCTACTATTTTGAAGATCAATTCAACTACAGGAAAACAAAAGGCCTTCTCAACTTGTGCCTCTCATATCCTGGCAGTTACTATATTTTATGGAACCTTAATCTTTACTCATTTAAAATCAAATAAGTCGTTCTCCTTGGGAAAGGATCAAGTGGCATCTGTTTTCTATACTATTGTGATCCCCGTGATGAACCCATTTATTTacagtctcagaaacaaagaagtGAAATGTGCTGTCAGTAGAGTcataaagaagagagagaaagctctGGACACATAA